In Helicoverpa zea isolate HzStark_Cry1AcR chromosome 3, ilHelZeax1.1, whole genome shotgun sequence, the following proteins share a genomic window:
- the LOC124646307 gene encoding probable nuclear hormone receptor HR38 isoform X2: MRGALLTPSSQHCGLRQFQHTRPSAIESRSPSAFTPNSSSMLLLQTHSNYGSSFTDLLSPQYQEDSTEILEENLDPFPDVEFHAPVPPEVKSHRATPISEASSPTLGPALPSFEETYSVRYPKQEMAEFGIKMDEDCYNVSAYQGHTSTQLLYQYHQPSIPYVPSTYYAPAQQCSPTFDTGGVTPNQDSYSLPPFPSSVDLHISTDQSSRQRRASLPVQRSESTSSNDSPKVPGGRIHCMQASAPSSASSSPGVAPDGAGPRVAPSSPSQLCAVCGDTAACQHYGVRTCEGCKGFFKRTVQKGSKYVCLAEKSCPVDKRRRNRCQFCRFQKCLNVGMVKEVVRTDSLKGRRGRLPSKPKCPQESPPSPPISLITALVRAHVDTSPDFANLDYSQYREPNPMEPPMSDLEVIQQFYTLLTTSIDMIKVFADKVPGYGDLCPEDREQLFASARLELFVLRLAYRTRPEDTKLTFCNGVVLDKRQCQRSFGDWLHAVLDFSNTLHSMDIDISTFACLCALTLITDRHGLKEPHRVEQLQMKIIGCLRAHMPGGGGAGGGGGAPHFSRVLGALPELRSLSVQGLQRIFYLKLEDLVPAPPLIENMFRSSLPF; the protein is encoded by the exons ATGCGAGGTGCGTTGCTGACGCCCTCCAGCCAACACTGCGGCCTTAGACAATTCCAACACACAC GGCCGAGCGCCATAGAGTCGCGCTCGCCAAGCGCCTTCACACCCAACTCCTCCAGCATGCTACTGCTGCAGACACAC AGCAACTACGGTTCGTCCTTCACTGATCTACTGTCGCCGCAATATCAAGAAGACTCGACTGAAATCTTAGAAGAAAATCTAGATCCATTCCCGGACGTCGAATTTCACGCCCCGGTCCCGCCTGAAGTTAAATCTCATCGTGCTACGCCCATTAGTGAGGCTTCGTCGCCGACTCTAGGCCCAGCGTTACCTAGTTTTGAAGAAACCTATTCGGTCCGTTATCCTAAACAAGAAATGGCGGAATTTGGAATCAAAATGGACGAGGACTGTTATAACGTGAGCGCATATCAAGGACATACGTCCACTCAACTTCTGTATCAATATCATCAACCGTCTATCCCATACGTACCGTCAACATACTACGCTCCTGCGCAACAGTGCAGTCCTACATTTGATACCGGCGGTGTTACGCCTAATCAAGACTCGTACTCATTACCTCCCTTCCCAAGTTCAGTGGACCTACACATATCTACGGACCAAAGCTCAAGGCAACGTCGAGCTTCCTTGCCGGTGCAGCGGTCTGAGTCTACCAGCTCTAATGACAGCCCCAAGGTTCCTGGTGGCCGAATTCACTGTATGCAAGCGTCTGCACCTAGCTCGGCGTCCAGTTCTCCTGGAGTGGCGCCGGACGGTGCTGGCCCCCGCGTCGCTCCGTCATCGCCAAGCCAGCTGTGCGCTGTTTGCGGAGATACCGCCGCTTGCCAACACTACGGAGTTAGGACTTGCGAAGGTTGCAAAGGATTTTTTAAGAGAACTGTACAGAAGGGTTCTAAATACGTGTGCTTAGCCGAAAAGTCATGTCCTGTAGACAAGAGAAGACGAAATAGATGTCAGTTCTGTCGGTTCCAGAAATGTCTTAATGTGGGCATGGTCAAAGAAGTCGTACGAACTGATTCTTTGAAGGGCAGACGTGGTAGACTGCCGTCAAAACCGAAATGTCCACAGGAGTCACCTCCGAGTCCTCCTATTTCATTGATCACAGCGCTTGTGAGAGCGCATGTCGATACTTCTCCGGACTTTGCCAATCTCGACTACTCCCAATATCGGGAACCAAATCCCATGGAGCCACCAATGTCGGACTTAGAAGTGATTCAACAATTTTACACTCTTTTGACAACATCGATTGATATGATCAAAGTGTTTGCCGACAAAGTACCAGGTTACGGCGATCTGTGCCCGGAAGATCGAGAACAGCTGTTTGCATCAGCTCGTCTTGAACTATTCGTTCTACGGCTTGCATACCGCACACGTCCAGAAGACACCAAGTTAACTTTCTGCAATGGCGTCGTACTCGACAAGCGGCAGTGCCAGCGTTCCTTTGGAGACTGGCTCCATGCTGTACTGGATTTCAGCAACACGCTGCACTCCATGGACATCGACATATCGACGTTTGCCTGTCTTTGCGCATTAACTTTGATAACAG ATCGACACGGTCTCAAGGAACCTCACCGTGTGGAGCAGTTACAAATGAAGATAATCGGGTGCCTGCGCGCTCACATGCCGGGCggaggcggcgcgggcggcggcggcggcgcgccaCATTTCAGCCGCGTGCTGGGCGCGCTGCCCGAGCTGCGCTCGCTGTCGGTGCAGGGCCTGCAGCGCATCTTCTACCTGAAGCTGGAGGACCTGGTGCCGGCGCCGCCGCTCATCGAGAACATGTTCCGCTCCAGCCTGCCCTTCTGA
- the LOC124646307 gene encoding probable nuclear hormone receptor HR38 isoform X1 has product MRILLSELGLSGACFGLTLEPRASSLEPVKPAPGPSAIESRSPSAFTPNSSSMLLLQTHSNYGSSFTDLLSPQYQEDSTEILEENLDPFPDVEFHAPVPPEVKSHRATPISEASSPTLGPALPSFEETYSVRYPKQEMAEFGIKMDEDCYNVSAYQGHTSTQLLYQYHQPSIPYVPSTYYAPAQQCSPTFDTGGVTPNQDSYSLPPFPSSVDLHISTDQSSRQRRASLPVQRSESTSSNDSPKVPGGRIHCMQASAPSSASSSPGVAPDGAGPRVAPSSPSQLCAVCGDTAACQHYGVRTCEGCKGFFKRTVQKGSKYVCLAEKSCPVDKRRRNRCQFCRFQKCLNVGMVKEVVRTDSLKGRRGRLPSKPKCPQESPPSPPISLITALVRAHVDTSPDFANLDYSQYREPNPMEPPMSDLEVIQQFYTLLTTSIDMIKVFADKVPGYGDLCPEDREQLFASARLELFVLRLAYRTRPEDTKLTFCNGVVLDKRQCQRSFGDWLHAVLDFSNTLHSMDIDISTFACLCALTLITDRHGLKEPHRVEQLQMKIIGCLRAHMPGGGGAGGGGGAPHFSRVLGALPELRSLSVQGLQRIFYLKLEDLVPAPPLIENMFRSSLPF; this is encoded by the exons ATGAGGATCCTGCTGAGCGAGCTGGGACTGTCCGGCGCGTGCTTCGGTCTGACCCTGGAGCCGCGCGCCTCCTCGCTGGAGCCCGTGAAGCCTGCGCCAG GGCCGAGCGCCATAGAGTCGCGCTCGCCAAGCGCCTTCACACCCAACTCCTCCAGCATGCTACTGCTGCAGACACAC AGCAACTACGGTTCGTCCTTCACTGATCTACTGTCGCCGCAATATCAAGAAGACTCGACTGAAATCTTAGAAGAAAATCTAGATCCATTCCCGGACGTCGAATTTCACGCCCCGGTCCCGCCTGAAGTTAAATCTCATCGTGCTACGCCCATTAGTGAGGCTTCGTCGCCGACTCTAGGCCCAGCGTTACCTAGTTTTGAAGAAACCTATTCGGTCCGTTATCCTAAACAAGAAATGGCGGAATTTGGAATCAAAATGGACGAGGACTGTTATAACGTGAGCGCATATCAAGGACATACGTCCACTCAACTTCTGTATCAATATCATCAACCGTCTATCCCATACGTACCGTCAACATACTACGCTCCTGCGCAACAGTGCAGTCCTACATTTGATACCGGCGGTGTTACGCCTAATCAAGACTCGTACTCATTACCTCCCTTCCCAAGTTCAGTGGACCTACACATATCTACGGACCAAAGCTCAAGGCAACGTCGAGCTTCCTTGCCGGTGCAGCGGTCTGAGTCTACCAGCTCTAATGACAGCCCCAAGGTTCCTGGTGGCCGAATTCACTGTATGCAAGCGTCTGCACCTAGCTCGGCGTCCAGTTCTCCTGGAGTGGCGCCGGACGGTGCTGGCCCCCGCGTCGCTCCGTCATCGCCAAGCCAGCTGTGCGCTGTTTGCGGAGATACCGCCGCTTGCCAACACTACGGAGTTAGGACTTGCGAAGGTTGCAAAGGATTTTTTAAGAGAACTGTACAGAAGGGTTCTAAATACGTGTGCTTAGCCGAAAAGTCATGTCCTGTAGACAAGAGAAGACGAAATAGATGTCAGTTCTGTCGGTTCCAGAAATGTCTTAATGTGGGCATGGTCAAAGAAGTCGTACGAACTGATTCTTTGAAGGGCAGACGTGGTAGACTGCCGTCAAAACCGAAATGTCCACAGGAGTCACCTCCGAGTCCTCCTATTTCATTGATCACAGCGCTTGTGAGAGCGCATGTCGATACTTCTCCGGACTTTGCCAATCTCGACTACTCCCAATATCGGGAACCAAATCCCATGGAGCCACCAATGTCGGACTTAGAAGTGATTCAACAATTTTACACTCTTTTGACAACATCGATTGATATGATCAAAGTGTTTGCCGACAAAGTACCAGGTTACGGCGATCTGTGCCCGGAAGATCGAGAACAGCTGTTTGCATCAGCTCGTCTTGAACTATTCGTTCTACGGCTTGCATACCGCACACGTCCAGAAGACACCAAGTTAACTTTCTGCAATGGCGTCGTACTCGACAAGCGGCAGTGCCAGCGTTCCTTTGGAGACTGGCTCCATGCTGTACTGGATTTCAGCAACACGCTGCACTCCATGGACATCGACATATCGACGTTTGCCTGTCTTTGCGCATTAACTTTGATAACAG ATCGACACGGTCTCAAGGAACCTCACCGTGTGGAGCAGTTACAAATGAAGATAATCGGGTGCCTGCGCGCTCACATGCCGGGCggaggcggcgcgggcggcggcggcggcgcgccaCATTTCAGCCGCGTGCTGGGCGCGCTGCCCGAGCTGCGCTCGCTGTCGGTGCAGGGCCTGCAGCGCATCTTCTACCTGAAGCTGGAGGACCTGGTGCCGGCGCCGCCGCTCATCGAGAACATGTTCCGCTCCAGCCTGCCCTTCTGA